CAGATGTATGCTAATACTGTTGAATCCTCGTATGTATGCTAAGCATATCAAGTTCATGGTACATTGTTTGTtatctaaaaaagaaacttttatttaaaaatatttgtgatacaattaagaCTATGTTAATATAAATATCTAAAACTTTGTTTTATCACTGCTTTTGGTAATTTGCTTTGAAAGTAGCAAATGAACTAGTACTATAATACGATAGGAAAAAGAGTGAGGCCCCTCTTAGCAAGTGCTAATTAAAAAAATCTAACAAGAAATTGATCAATCCATAGCTAATTAGGGGCTAAAACTCATATGACTTTTCTTTCTCGTGTAAATTAAGATAGATAATCTCATCTTATTCCACTTAGATAAGATAAATTGGTAGGCGAGGTTCCTGATTTCAGGTCCAAGAGTCAATAAAACAACTGGATAACATGCTAGAGGCTTTTCTAAGATGTACTTGTGGGCAATCAAAGCTCAAGCTTGGAACTTCAACATCCATATATAAAGTGGAAATCTGAACGTCCGCTAATACAGCATCCAATCTAATTCAGCTGTTGCTCAGAAACAGTGTGTGAGATTAGATTAATGGACACAAAACTGAATTagcaaaatcataaaaaaaaacccCTTTTTAAATTGGGAATAACACATCTAAAAACCAACGGAGGGCACGAGAATAATAAGCCCAATTGAAGCAAGAGTCAACAAATGCAGAATTCAAATGATGAAACTTAGGGCAAAGAAGCAGAAAGTCTTTGTGCAATTACAACCATAACATGTACCAATTGAATAACAAATTAAAAGTAGAAAATCCTCTTGAAAATGCAAATCAAATCATGTAAAATAGAATCAAAGGAATCACGAAATTTGAAATGTAGAATTCAAGCAAATTGAGTCATATAAACAgatgttttttcttttattctttgagCAACATCTAAATCGATGTTAGGCATTAAAGACATTTCCGTCtggttaataaataaaaaagaagttACGCAAGCTTTATGGGCAGAAAAGAATAGAATtataaaattcaattttattttttgacaaGTACTTGGCTTTGGTTGTTGTTCCAATACTTGATACACACACGATCAATTTGTATTCAAGCTACAGCAATGCATGTACATCAAGCAACACAAGTAATTGTTTGGCATAATCTTCAGCTTAAATTATTTGGGCAGTCAAATATTGAAATTTGTATTGGATCAGGAATgccaattttatcaaatgattGACAAGGGACAGCCAATGTTtttctccttccccaatgtacTTTGGATGATTGTTGGGTTGGTCACACGTTTATTAATGTTTAATAAGAAATCCTTAAAATAATGGCACCATGAAACTAATAAACTCTGGTTCAATTTGCTTGCCAGCAGtaaaatttcaaccagtatacTCAGTAGAAAAGTATTTGCATCAGCAGTGCAACATTCATCTAACAAGAGCATTTGTTATAGACCAATTGACGAAGTTAAAATCACTAATCTGTAAAaccaaatttatttattaagcATCAAATCCATAATATTGGAAGACCAAATAACATGGTTGCAATTTGCACAAGCCATTCACCAAACTGAACAAGGTACCTTTGCTTCCTCGATCCTTCAATTCTTGTACATTGTTCAAATAGGTTTTCGCTCAACAAGATCAATCTTGCCAGGTCTTTGAGCATCTTGGAAACGTTACTAAGCTCCTCAATCTGGACAATGGCCAGTCTTGAGTAGGCTCTTTACTGTCTGAAGACCTAAAACTCATTAATTATCGTAAAACTCCGTGCTGCAGCAGATAATCCACCACAGTGAACTGAATTTCAGAGCCAGAGAAATCAACAATTTCTACTTTCCTTGACTTCTGAGCCAAACAAAAAGGTTTAATCTCAAACAAATCCGACACAATGCCACAAGGATCATCTTTATCAGTCTCACACCATCATCGTTCAAAGTCGCGGTCACGGTCCTGATTGTTCCATATCGATCTCGGCATATCGATCGCAGTCTCGGTGAGAACcgcaaatttttaaaatatttaatattctaaaaattgtaaaaaaatgataataaaaaataattaaaaattagtaaaaataataaaaatttgagTTGACTCGGAATGACTCAGAGTGACTCAGTGTAATTTGGCTGTTTCAACCCTTCACGGTGACGTTTCGGCGAGTCAAGTATCTCGAAATCGTATCGTCCCGGTATCGTATAGGAAGGGCcgagacggtgacgactcggccgagtcgtctaAAACTCGGCCGAATCTTTGAACCATGCACACCATAAGCAAAGGGGATTGCATATTGTGACAAGGAGTCTTGAACTTTATAATAGTTACCTTAAAGGATTGTGCGGTCAGATCTAGAAACTTAACACTGTACAATCCATCAATTATCGGAGAGAAGCTTTGCATAGATTCAACATACACCTTTGCCCTGTCTAACGGCTTCAAGTTTTTCAGCACATATAAACAAGTATCATTAGTACCTATCCTCAAATATTCAAGATTTGGGCTATCAATGAGAATTTTGTTGACGTCAGAATAAATCAGTGTCAATCTGCTGAGGGAAGTAATGGAAAGATCAAGAACTTGAATTTCTTCCAGCAAGCAATCACCAAAAAGCAAATCCTCAAGTGATGTACAGCCCCTGAAAATCTTTGATATGGCATTACCACCCACATCAAGCGCAGGGTTCTAAGATTTGGTAAAGAAACTAACTCTTGGGCATTTATGACAGAGCCACGAAGCTTCAAATTACGAGCCTCTTGAGAGTGAAAAttgttaggttcatgagtaaaggATTATGTCTCACATTGGTCcgaaagatgaaaaaaaatagttaatatgtaagtaagagTCCAAAACCTAATGACTTAAGTTTTTGAATCAAATTGGAttcctgacttacatattgAGCTCTTTGATGGATTCTCTCGAGATATTTCTTCCTATAAAAAATTTAGCTTGTAAGATGAGATAAATTATTGTAATCATAAAATGCATCAAGATCAAGTTCCTGAACATTACAGCACAGTGCTGCACAAATCCAATCATTAATTAATGAATTATCATATGCATATTTTCGGCCCTTAAGAGAAAACTTGATTTTGTCATTGCCATTCCGCAACAACATCAACCAATCAGTAAATCGTATAAATCCATCATAGGCCATTTCAGTGCTGTCTCCTTCTTGAATTTCAGGATGCAATGAGTCATCTATACCAATTATAGGCACCAACCTATGTAGGTGTTTCTGTTGGAttcttaatccaacattggacttatatgtgaataattatgtatttcaaactgtcaattaaggttaaacccaattaaagtgatcaaatatagttcgggtttaatgtatctaataggatgtgggcccttttgtgtgtagaaacttatgggctcctatttcaatgatgggctgaaataggactccaaaggtaacaggaatgttacctataaatagggttatggtccccaggtcacaggcatcgttttagttgtcgtatttcctaataccacaaaatacctcttccctgatatcccatcgtcaggaaagataccagagagaaaaaaaaaggcctctctcaaaggatcggtgaatacctgttgacctggaaggccaccccaaatctctagggattcaagtatcaagtttagcaatatggattcaggtacgcttccgctattttacAGTTAAtgtatttcttaataatcgccatacaGATCTTGGGTTtaaaggtgatggttttcaccagtggttagatttagataaccaccctaacaagtggtatcagagcccataTGGTTNNNNNNNNNNNNNNNNNNNNNNNNNNNNNNNNNNNNNNNNNNNNNNNNNNNNNNNNNNNNNNNNNNNNNNNNNNNNNNNNNNNNNNNNNNNNNNNNNNNNNNNNNNNNNNNNNNNNNNNNNNNNNNNNNNNNNNNNNNNNNNNNNNNNNNNNNNNNNNNNNNNNNNNNNNNNNNNNNNNNNNNNNNNNNNNNNNNNNNNNNNNNNNNNNNNNNNNNNNNNNNNNNNNNNNNNNNNNNNNNNNNNNNNNNNNNNNNNNNNNNNNNNNNNNNNNNNNNNNNNNNNNNNNNNNNNNNNNNNNNNNNNNNNNNNNNNNNNNNNNNNNNNNNNNNNNNNNNNNNNNNNNNNNNNNNNNNNNNNNNNNNNNNNNNNNNNNNNNNNNNNNNNNNNNNNNNNNNNNNNNNNNNNNNNNNNNNNNNNNNNNNNNNNNNNNNNNNNNNNNNNNNNNNNNNNNNNNNNNNNNNNNNNNNNNNNNNNNNNNNNNNNNNNNNNNNNNNNNNNNNNNNNNNNNNNNNNNNNNNNNNNNNNNNNNNNNNNNNNNNNNNNNNNNNNNNNNNNNNNNNNNNNNNNNNNNNNNNNNNNNNNNNNNNNNNNNNNNNNNNNNNNNNNNNNNNNNNNNNNNNNNNNNNNNNNNNNNNNNNNNNNNNNNNNNNNNNNNNNNNNNNNNNNNNNNNNNNNNNNNNNNNNNNNNNNNNNNNNNNNNNNNNNNNNNNNNNNNNNNNNNNNNNNNNNNNNNNNNNNNNNNNNNNNNNNNNNNNNNNNNNNNNNNNNNNNNNNNNNNNNNNNNNNNNNNNNNNNNNNNNNNNNNNNNNNNNNNNNNNNNNNNNNNNNNNNNNNNNNNNNNNNNNNNNNNNNNNNNNNNNNNNNNNNNNNNNNNNNNNNNNNNNNNNNNNNNNNNNNNNNNNNNNNNNNNNNNNNNNNNNNNNNNNNNNNNNNNNNNNNNNNNNNNNNNNNNNNNNNNNNNNNNNNNNNNNNNNNNNNNNNNNNNNNNNNNNNNNNNNNATTGGGTTAGCCAAGAATTAGACCTAAGCATCCTCCACCAGGTCAAGTTGATGGGGCGCAATATCTGTTCAAGCAGATGAAAGCAAAAGGCCATTTCTCACTCAGCTTTCAACCTTGAGTTAAATGAATGAATTAGCAGCCTCCACTTGGCACGACTGCGATCAAGTCCCACAGTCTTCTTGGAGAAACATGTTAGGTGTCaatccaatatttgcaactaaacTACTCAATCAATACACACTTTCCTCATGAAACTAAACTTCTTGAAGTGCTAGATTTAACTCGTGTGCCGACTTGGCAATTGAACCACCTCTTCTGGAAAACCCCAAAacaaataagcaacaaagaaaTCATCATGTGCGTACATTGAGAACAGCAATTTAGGGAGAGAACAATCACCTGCAAAGTACAGGCAAGCAACGCTTAACCTTTTCAAGCTCAACAAAGCATGTATTGCAGCGTTCCAACCTTTTGCACCAACCCAACAAGAGTCTCAGAATTAGGAGACTTCAGATAATACGGATAATAAGAGATGTTTTGAGATATTGAATCACACCTTTGCTCTGCCTCAATATCCACTCCTACGGATGAAGGTGCTGATATAGAAGAATATATTACTGACCCAAATACTCTGACCAGCTTCAGAAGCATCTCCAATGAGATATTTTGATGCCTGCAGAATAATATGTATCACATGCCAAGAGAACAGAATAAGTAATCAGCTGGAAACAATTCACATTTACAGGCATGTCAAACCAATAAAGGCATCCATTCAAACAGTTCATGGAAAACCTTTATACAGCAAATTACCTTTTGTTGTAAGAAAAATCTGTGCAATTAGATCTGAGCAAGATAGATAAATATCACCATGTGAAAAGTTTAACTCAAAAGAGTTTTCTATTTATCCGGCACCACGTAAAAATTCAATTAACTGTTTCTATATTACATTGTCACAACGTAAGAAGTTCATTAATAAAACCTGCCTTCTCAAAGTCCAGGGCAAGCCAGTTAAATAGATCTTGTACCTCAGTTTCTTTCATAGCTACCCATCTaacaaaaaggaaatttaaCACAGAAGTTTCTATTGCCATTTCTCAGCTAGCAAAAGTTTAGATTAAAGCTCACAGCGTGCAAAAGTTGGCAAATGGAAAGTGGGCTGGTAAGAAAAAGATATTAATGGAACAGAAATGATAACTTTTAACTAACATGCACCTATACAAAGAGATGTCAAGGCCAAatcatcattattttttttcaatttacttTATTATGAAATCACGAGACTGACTTCACTGTACTGTTAGCAAACAGCTTAGATCTATTCCAGATATGTATCATAGATCCAACAAAATTCCAATTGGGCTGGTAAGAGAAAGATACTAATGGaacaaaaatgataattttTAACTAAAAACACACCTATATGAAGAAATATCCAGGTagaatcatctttttctcaatttaAATAACTAAGAAACAGTGTGACTGGCTTCACTGTTATTTTAGCAACCAGCTTAGATGTATGTCAAATGTCTTGTAAATCCAACAAAATTCCAATTTGTAATAGGCTTAGACTATAAAAGAAGCCAGAGACTGCTGCTTAAACATCTTTACCTGTCCATCTCACTTTCAAGAGCATTTACAGGGCAAATGAGAAGAACTATGACACATCAACATAATGCCAAGAATTATGACAGCAGAAATTTGTCCTGTAAACCCTGCCATTCCACCTTTAATCTGGAAATGGAAGAACAACTGAATCTGAAGTCACACATCCAGTATAGATAATCACAGTAGCAACTAGCATTGCTGTCATAATTCTCACATCTCAACTCTGTTAGTAAGCTGAATTCAAGCAATGAGATTTAGGCCGTGGTAAGTCACTAACATGCTCCATTTTTTATTGCAACACTGGGATTTCTCCACCACCAAATTATCCTGGGCCATCTTCACTTTTTTGTTATATGGGTGATGCATAGGAAAAAGTGTCAGTAGTGTTCGAAGACTATCCTTGCAGTAAGTAGCAAGGATGCAACCACTGAGAACACATTGCTGGTTTCCCCATAGCCAGTCTTAAAATTTCTTTCAGTGTTCCATGCTGACCTGAAATTTATCTATTATCTTCACCCAAAACAAAATACAACTACCTCATATAAAAGCCACTCAAATGTAGTTCAAACTATGTAGACATACGTATAAAAAAGACTGGACAATAGTACACCCATTTTGACTAACCAAGTCgaaatttcctctttttttgGCCATGAAATCCAAACAACATTACCACACTTCTAATCCAATAACCAATATTTGCACCAGGACATATAACCCAAGGAAATATTTAGAAACTTAATTGTAATTTAAGTACATATTCTTAATCTACAACTGCATTGTATAAAAAATAATGCCATTTCATGAAATATCGATCTTTCATCAAAAGGGTAAGCTAAAAATTGTAACTTTTCTGTTAAATAGCGAAGcaacaaaactgaaaaattgaGCTGATTGCAAATTCCATAGTCAGACCTGAAAAATTGAATTGACTCACCAGTCAGAGCCGACTGCCAATTCCACTATTGTACTTTCAGTACCTTGAGCAGAGCTGAAAAATTGATGACTTGGAAATAGGAGGAGCAACCAAAACAGGATACCAACCGGGTCAATTTTCAAAGGATCTCTGTCGAGCAAGCGAGCATCAGCAAGAATGATATCAACAAGTTTTCTACTGATTATATCCCCGGGCACAAGAATTTAAACATCTTCCTGGGTTTTGACGaacagagaaagagagagatgaATAAAATACCcactataaaaataaaaaatgaaaccaattaaggacaaaattgaagGGTGATTTGGAGAAAAGGAACTGATTCAAGACAAAATTGAAGACAAAATTgaaggattatttgatttttacaTCACCTTAGACCATCGTGTTGTCTCTCTTGTTGAAAGAGATGAAGACAAGTTCGAGTTCGTTGttgttctttgtttttggagatATGAAGACAAGTTACAGATTTGGAGAAAGTGTTTCTTTGTCGTTGTTGTTCCAAAAGTAAGAGATACGGAAAAGTGTTTCTTTGTTTCCCGGTTTCCATGTCATAAGTCTGATTTCCTTCTAAATTTTTTTGGGTCCAAAACGGGGAAAAAACTGGTGGGAAAAAAATGGAGGGAGAATGAAAACTTTTCCTGACGAATTGATGTGGGGAAAGTAACTCTAGAcaatgaaaaaaatagaaaaacatgTTTGCCTTCTGAAGGACATTTGCCTGACGGGTTGTCATAAAAGTATTGTTTTTGTAATGAATAGGTTGGTTGTCATGAAAAATTTGTCacgaaagaaataattttttgtaGTGCAAACGGGTGTTGGGATTTGCAAATTCATTGTAATTCAAGGCATCTTCTCTTAGCCGTGGTGGGAATTTTAGTAGGATCTAAGGGCCAGTCAAAACTAAATTGTCAAGGTTCAAGGATGATCCAAATTGATGAGTTTTAACATTTTGAAGTTGAACAGGATACAACCAAAAGGTCTCCAGGTAAATTTCTGAGTTGAGCAGTCTTGAAGAGGACATAATTTCTAACGAAACGGAAGAACTAATAAGTAGTACACATGATTGAAACTTTTCCAGGACAAAGTTATTTATCACCTTCAAATACTAAAGGTCTTGGTGATTATGCAAGAAACTAAAGTGATGGTTCCTCGAATATTCTGAACTACAACTTTGTATAGAAATTTATGATATAGAACTTCATCTCATCGTGCAGGAAACCCTAAAAAATCAATGATGCCTCAGCCCCACAAATGAAATAATAATCGAATTTGTGGTTCATAAAGTTGGTGATATCACGAAAGAAAAAGTCAATACAGTCTGTACTACCGAGCAATGGGCTGGACTTCTACTCATCCACCTCAATTTGCAATTAATAGATGAGAGATTTGTATGCAAATTACCTTAATAGAAGAAGCCATACAATGAATTAGTGAATTTACCTAAATAGCATCTTCTATGAATGGATATTTCTAATGGGTATACAGTGGGCACTGGTTAGCAACAAGTGCCCATTTCGTTAGATAAACTGtttattaatttgaaaaaatttgcagTTTCCTAGTATTTTgctcttatttcttttttgggtgGTAAATTCTATCAAGGCACCAACTGCATACCTAGAACTAGCACGAAATCTTTCATTATTGTGGGAACTTGTAGACAATGAGTACTGAAATGACTTTTCAGGGTTTATGTCCTCAACCATTCCCACGCTCAAGCCAATGTTAAGGCAAAATAactacaattaaaatgaatgtgGCAGTTCCTCAAATAGTTGGCAATTATGGGCTCATATGCAAAATGATGAGCGAACCCTTGCAAACTTGCTATTGGGAGGCATGCATATGTATCATTAATCAGGCGAAcacttttttttatattatttgttTGGTTAAGGAAATTGATCAGCTTAACACTTAACCAAGGCTCTGTCTCTGCAAATAATACAtggaataatttcagaaacctctaaTGAGGTTTCTAACTATTTTAATGGCCAACCTCtaggtttctaaaattacacTAGCAACTCTTGAAGTTAATTATCTTGTAACATTTAGAcccaattaataattaaaagtGGTATTATGAGAGAgaaaattatataattttatcaTTACCCCTCATCTGCtacattatttaattaatttaatactaACACACATGTTAAATAAAAACACTAAAATTTGTTGTTTATCATTAGGGATTAAATCACATATATCATCAAAAAATACatatcttttatattttttacttaATATAAGATTCGAATTATCTTTTTCAGTTACAAACCCATTGTCAAACATAATCaacaataaataattaaaaaattggcAACCAAAATATTATAGAGAACAAACTTTAATATCATAAATATTCATGTTAGCATATTAAGGTTagttgttgagatttttatgGTATTAAAGTTCGCTCTTTATAATATTTTGgttacatattttttttattattggttgTTAATCATGTTTgacaatgaattttgtaactgAAAAGAGTAATTTTGGATCTTATATTAAGTGAAATATATAGAATGATATACTACTTTTGATGCCATGTGTGATTTAATCCATGATGATAAACAGCAAATTCTGGTATTTTATATAATGTTTAGGCTGGtattagattaattaaataatttaatagATGAGGAGTAATGGTGGAATCATATTATCTTCTCTCTCTTAATATCACATTTAAATTGATGGTTGAATCCAAATGTTACAAGATAATAAATCTCAAGGGAGGCTagtttaatttttaaaacttgaatCGAGACTAGTGAAATAGTTAGAAACcttaagggaggtttctgaaattatctcaTAATACATTCAGAGGCTAACTTATTGCAAACATGACACATTTTCTTTTGCAATCAGTCACAAAGTaaaagtatatattttttattattgctACACAATAATAAGAAGCAAAATTTACATCGCATTGTTTTTACCAATTTTTACACTTGCACAGCCCGTGTTTGTAAACTGTTGGTAAGAGTCATGTTTACATTTGCCCAAACAAAAGAATCAACAAACTAGTTTTTGGCCAAGATTTGTGGAGGGTACCTCTTGGCAATGTGAACTCTCAAGGTAAGAAGCATAGATTGGCTATTGGTACTGTTTTTTAATGCAAAATTGGAAATGGAAGGACTTAGCTGCGAGTAAACATGGCAACAGaataataagagaaaaatgacAATCGAAATTTTCTATGATTTTGCACAATTCGAAAGGGGTGGGAGGTCCTGTTTTAGTATCAATCATTCGGAATTGCTATTATTCATGCCAGGACTGGGCTTGACCTATTGGACCTTTAAATTGCGCCTTTCGCCTTGAAATGGTTAAGGATTAGAATTAAAATGTTTTATCTTTCTTACTTGTGACTGTGATACTTCACCAAATATATAATATGTTAATTGCAAACTCAAATTTTAGGTAACGAAATTATAATTAGTATCACAAACATCTTaaacaataataattttttagatAATAAGTAGCATATAATACAATAGTGATATATATATTGATTACCTTATAGATATAGTCTTTTAAGAATTAAACATGTAATTATACCAGTTGTAGCCTTTATAGTGTTGTCCAAACTCGATGCATGATCACTATGAGCCTATTTTGAAACCCAAACCCAGCCAACCCTACCATTTTGACAAtctagtttgatttttttttagtgaacaaaatttcaacatGAGGAGATGGCATGTGACATCCCTGTTGGCTTCACTATAGATTAAGAAAAgatgataaatttttatttttattttttacttttcttattTGTAGATGATAATTTATCTATAATTAAGGAAAAGATTAGTCCTTAACTTGAGATTTTGTTTAACAGTTGAACCATTTGATGACAAATGTCGGTTGAATATTTTATGTTCTCAGATTAGTTAGCAAGGAAATGAAGAGTCCTTAGTTTTAGAAGCTAATCAGAGAGATATTTCTTGGAGACTAGCGACTAATACTTGACAtgtgttttaattgtatcttgACAATGGATGATTTAGGGCGATAGCCATTGTTCTTGTTTAATTGTTGATTGGTTGTTCTCACGCTTGAGAAAGACATaatctaggtgtggggggaattgatagggtgcaaaattattattcaatttatgattatttttccCTCAATATTTGCCAAATATTGCATTATTGGGTAgattttatttatatttggtatttggtgcTAATTGTAGGGAGGTGTGatgtgcgcggggtatacatataacatatAACTCATTCACAATCAAGTTTTGCATTTATAATTGCTAAATATCCCACACAcgatttttcgcaagtatacgaatcgtgagtgagtatagggtattaagggtcgatcccataGAGAAGATTGCAATTGTCGGTGTTTtttgaactcctttattatctaaactaccataaacataaaagtaataaaaaattagcactagaaagctcctagagata
Above is a genomic segment from Coffea eugenioides isolate CCC68of chromosome 5, Ceug_1.0, whole genome shotgun sequence containing:
- the LOC113772437 gene encoding katanin p80 WD40 repeat-containing subunit B1 homolog; amino-acid sequence: MDRHQNISLEMLLKLVRVFGSVIYSSISAPSSVGVDIEAEQRLERCNTCFVELEKVKRCLPVLCRRGGSIAKSAHELNLALQEV